A region of Fibrobacter succinogenes subsp. succinogenes S85 DNA encodes the following proteins:
- a CDS encoding tRNA threonylcarbamoyladenosine dehydratase produces MGIEKGIFNRTSLLLGDDVMDCIYQKRVIIFGLGGVGSWCAESLVRSGIKELVLVDSDRVCVTNINRQLMATTKTVGQVKVEVLKNRLLEINPHANVIALQDIYEEANTDKFQLDTFDYIIDAIDSLENKMQLLWHATHTKATVFSSMGAALKMNPTKIKVAEFWKVTGCPLARALRDKFKRKKLWLKKKVLCVYSDELLKNRGQNSSCGTDACMCPKVRQERSEAELKNAELVDHEWCSSKAQINGTMAHATAIFGFMIAGLVMNDIYQKALTQAE; encoded by the coding sequence ATGGGAATTGAAAAAGGCATTTTCAACCGCACATCGCTCCTTCTCGGAGACGATGTTATGGACTGTATCTACCAAAAACGCGTCATCATTTTTGGACTCGGCGGAGTCGGCAGTTGGTGTGCCGAAAGCCTGGTGCGTTCCGGCATCAAGGAACTCGTGCTCGTCGATTCTGACCGCGTGTGCGTCACCAACATAAACCGCCAGCTGATGGCCACCACCAAAACCGTGGGCCAAGTCAAAGTCGAAGTGCTTAAAAACCGCTTGTTAGAAATCAATCCGCACGCAAACGTCATCGCACTGCAGGACATCTACGAAGAAGCGAATACGGACAAGTTCCAGCTAGACACATTCGATTACATCATCGACGCTATCGACAGCCTCGAAAACAAGATGCAGTTGCTTTGGCACGCCACGCACACCAAGGCAACCGTATTCTCGTCGATGGGAGCCGCCCTCAAGATGAACCCCACAAAAATCAAGGTCGCCGAATTCTGGAAGGTTACAGGTTGCCCGCTCGCACGCGCACTTCGCGACAAGTTCAAGCGAAAAAAATTGTGGCTCAAGAAAAAAGTACTTTGCGTTTATAGCGACGAACTCTTGAAAAATCGCGGTCAAAATTCTTCTTGCGGAACCGACGCCTGCATGTGTCCTAAAGTCCGCCAAGAACGCAGTGAAGCGGAACTCAAGAACGCCGAACTTGTCGATCACGAATGGTGTAGCAGCAAGGCTCAAATCAACGGCACCATGGCACATGCCACGGCCATTTTCGGCTTTATGATTGCAGGTCTTGTGATGAACGACATTTATCAGAAAGCGCTAACGCAAGCTGAGTGA
- a CDS encoding AAA family ATPase yields MSIGGITFKTINGKRYAYYQWTENGKQHSRRVKDDEFAELAAKIATEKAKKNSSRNIQQLVVAENTAPYSAKPEFKTDIKIGAQLTRFFEPVMKWKKREWFSALHDYIYGENNDRVLILYGLRRTGKTTLIRQLIGEMSADMQQKTAFIQLSSRHSLADVNHDLKQLELLGFRYVFIDEVTLLNDFIEGAALFSDIFAAGGMKVVLSGTDSLGFVFSEDEQLYDRCILLHTTFIPYREFENVLGIAGIDKFIEFGGTMSMGGSNYNTDKFTFATQKSANDYVDSAIARNIQHSLKCYQHEGHFRALQDLYNAGELTSAINRIVEDVNHRFTIDVLTKKFKSSDLRISASNLRRDRNKPTDILDRIDINAFTKQLKHLLLIKDKAEQSVEISEPHRIEIKEYLDLLDLTCGIDIVNMSNLNEHRTRTVLSQPGLRYAQASALIKSLLLDETFKQVPITERMAIEKRILDEIRGRMMEEIVLLETKIAKPTKQVFQLQFAVGEFDMVVFDPQNACSEIYEIKHSDKIAKEQCRHLLDPKKCAETEFRYGKILSKNVIYRGAKDRFGDINYLNVEEYLKGL; encoded by the coding sequence ATGAGCATCGGCGGAATTACATTTAAGACCATCAACGGCAAGCGTTACGCTTACTATCAATGGACCGAAAACGGCAAGCAGCACAGTCGCCGTGTCAAGGATGATGAATTTGCGGAACTCGCTGCAAAAATTGCGACAGAAAAAGCGAAAAAGAATTCGTCAAGAAACATTCAGCAACTAGTGGTCGCCGAAAACACCGCTCCATATTCAGCAAAACCCGAATTCAAAACCGACATAAAAATTGGAGCACAGCTTACCCGTTTTTTCGAACCCGTCATGAAATGGAAAAAGCGTGAATGGTTCAGCGCGCTCCACGATTACATTTACGGAGAAAACAACGACCGAGTTCTCATCCTATACGGGCTACGTCGCACAGGCAAAACGACGCTCATCCGCCAACTTATTGGCGAAATGTCTGCCGACATGCAACAGAAAACGGCGTTTATTCAGCTGAGCTCTAGACATTCGCTCGCCGACGTCAACCACGACCTGAAACAATTAGAATTGCTTGGTTTTCGTTACGTATTCATTGACGAAGTGACATTGCTAAACGATTTCATCGAAGGTGCCGCATTATTCTCCGATATTTTCGCCGCCGGCGGGATGAAGGTGGTCCTATCGGGAACCGATTCCTTGGGATTCGTTTTTTCCGAAGACGAGCAACTTTATGACCGTTGCATTTTATTGCACACGACATTCATCCCCTATCGGGAATTTGAAAACGTTCTTGGAATTGCAGGCATTGATAAATTTATCGAATTCGGTGGAACGATGAGCATGGGCGGGAGCAACTACAACACAGACAAGTTTACTTTTGCCACACAAAAAAGCGCAAACGATTACGTGGATTCCGCCATTGCACGCAACATCCAACATTCCCTCAAATGCTACCAGCACGAAGGGCACTTCCGCGCATTGCAAGATCTATACAATGCTGGCGAATTAACGAGCGCCATCAATCGCATCGTCGAAGACGTCAACCACAGATTTACCATAGACGTACTGACTAAAAAATTCAAGTCAAGCGATTTGAGAATTTCAGCATCGAATTTGCGTCGCGACAGAAACAAGCCCACCGACATTCTCGACCGCATCGATATCAATGCTTTTACAAAACAACTAAAACATCTTTTGCTCATCAAGGACAAAGCAGAACAATCTGTAGAAATCAGCGAGCCACACCGCATAGAAATCAAGGAATATCTCGACTTACTCGATTTGACTTGCGGCATCGATATTGTCAACATGTCCAACCTGAACGAGCACCGTACACGTACAGTTCTTTCGCAACCAGGACTCCGTTACGCCCAAGCATCAGCACTCATCAAGAGCCTTTTGCTAGACGAGACGTTCAAACAAGTTCCGATTACTGAGCGTATGGCAATCGAGAAACGAATTCTCGATGAAATCCGTGGACGCATGATGGAAGAAATCGTACTCCTGGAAACCAAAATTGCAAAACCCACAAAGCAAGTTTTCCAATTACAGTTTGCCGTCGGAGAATTCGACATGGTGGTATTCGACCCACAAAATGCCTGTTCCGAAATTTACGAAATCAAGCACAGCGACAAAATTGCCAAAGAGCAATGTCGCCATTTGCTTGACCCCAAGAAATGTGCCGAGACGGAATTCCGCTACGGAAAAATCTTAAGCAAGAACGTCATCTACCGCGGAGCAAAAGACCGCTTTGGCGATATTAATTATTTGAATGTAGAAGAGTATCTGAAAGGGCTATAA
- a CDS encoding GNAT family N-acetyltransferase: MAFLESNCIRTALTPSVLNRCNAFSCGNEDLDSFFSKDAVMYSQQLMGKTYVFVDSSTLKDVVCAFTVSNASIFTNYLPNARKKQIGKNLPWEKRDLIYPAVLIGRLGVGVPFKKQHVGSELLDYIKQWFVDPDNKTGCRYLVVDAYNLPIPLSFYEANGFRYMFSSEEQECQYRNIESSASLHTRMMYFDLMLLSN; encoded by the coding sequence ATGGCCTTTTTAGAATCTAATTGCATTCGCACGGCTCTGACTCCATCAGTTTTAAATCGTTGTAATGCTTTTTCTTGTGGTAACGAAGACTTGGATTCGTTCTTTTCTAAGGATGCTGTCATGTATAGCCAACAACTGATGGGCAAAACTTATGTTTTTGTAGATTCATCTACCTTAAAAGATGTAGTTTGTGCTTTTACTGTATCTAATGCAAGTATTTTTACAAACTATCTTCCCAATGCACGAAAGAAACAGATTGGTAAAAATCTACCTTGGGAAAAACGGGATTTGATATATCCTGCTGTGTTGATTGGCCGACTTGGCGTAGGTGTTCCTTTTAAAAAACAGCATGTCGGAAGTGAGCTGCTTGACTATATCAAACAGTGGTTTGTAGATCCTGATAACAAGACCGGGTGTCGTTATCTTGTGGTTGATGCGTACAATCTGCCAATTCCGCTTTCGTTTTATGAGGCTAATGGCTTTCGGTACATGTTTTCATCTGAAGAACAGGAGTGCCAGTATCGGAATATAGAGTCGTCTGCATCTTTGCATACTCGCATGATGTATTTTGATTTGATGCTGTTGTCAAATTAA